One window of the Acipenser ruthenus unplaced genomic scaffold, fAciRut3.2 maternal haplotype, whole genome shotgun sequence genome contains the following:
- the prrg2 gene encoding transmembrane gamma-carboxyglutamic acid protein 2 produces the protein MSSAWILPQGCVLVMMLLVCESHDAEEGAVFLDEKAAVSFLGRSLLYNSWDFEAVVPDNLERECVEEVCSYEEARECFEDDAATNNFWKTYVEAHSPAPFVDVSGLVAGLVASVLLVVIVVVLCCYCCKTRRRLNHSRGGSIPVRMSADPERPGEVIPLTDIPEALEAPGLPSYQEALNKSGQHDALPPPYTGDQPAEPANETTE, from the exons AGCAGCGCGTGGATTTTGCCTCAGGGGTGTGTGTTGGTGATGATGCTGCTGGTGTGTGAGTCGCACGACGCTGAGGAAGGTGCAG TGTTTCTGGATGAGAAGGCTGCTGTCTCTTTCCTCGGTCGATCTCTTCTCTATAACAGCTGGGATTTCGAGGCCGTGGTCCCTGATAATCTGGAGCGGGAGTGCGTGGAGGAGGTGTGCTCGTACGAGGAGGCACGCGAGTGCTTTGAAGACGACGCGGCCACG aataaCTTTTGGAAAACGTACGTAGAGg cacacTCTCCAGCCCCCTTTGTTGATGTCAGTGGTCTCGTTGCTGGTTTGGTGGCCTCTGTGCTTCTTGTTGTGATCGTAGTAGTGCTCTGCTGTTACTGCTGTAAAACAAGGAGGAGACTGAATCACAGCAGAGGAGGCag tattCCTGTCAGGATGTCAGCTGACCCTGAGAGACCGGGGGAGGTGATACCTTTGACCGATATCCCAGAAGCCCTTGAGGCTCCGGGGCTCCCGTCCTATCAGGAGGCTTTAAACAAGTCCGGTCAACATGACGCCCTTCCCCCTCCTTACACAGG aGACCAGCCTGCTGAACCAGCCAATGAGACGACAGAATGA